One Microbacterium trichothecenolyticum DNA window includes the following coding sequences:
- a CDS encoding anthranilate synthase family protein, which yields MTGPDHSSLLHDLAAGSTPFALIARDGATVEVLTGDVVDVDLLADIPLTDAAGTAREVLALVPYRQVRERGFVCHDDDAPLRCLVIDERVSIDRAEAMASLPSSPVPLADAGFDIADEEYADIVRRVISDEIGRGEGANFVIRRDFVAGVDVDPRIAALTWFRALLEHEKGAYWTFAVVTDGHIAVGASPEAHVSAQDGVVTMNPISGTFRHPAGGATAETLAEFLRSTKETEELFMVVDEELKMMSAVCSDGGRITGPHLKEMSRLTHTEYMLRGRSDLDPRDILRETMFAPTVTGSPMQNACTVIARHETTPRGYYSGVAALFTPNGAAEGPTHDLDAPILIRTAYLVDGRLRVPVGATLVRHSDPYGEVGETHGKAAGVLGAIGAIPRDVPKAAPDADPDAPAAPRRPLAEDPAIAELLASRNDRLAPFWMNPQDPDGSGPFAGRTALVVDAEDRFTTMLAHQLRHLGLDTRIVPWSDVTDAELDAADLVVSGPGPGDPRDDSPRMEAMRHVVAHRRASGAPLLAVCLSHQILADSLGIDLAPLAQPHQGLQKNVDVFGEPASIGFYNTFTARVAPGDTQRGMTIGDGAVVTEIVTDVAADAETGDVYALRGPGYASVQGHLESILSRDGMRTLERLISHVL from the coding sequence ATGACCGGTCCCGACCACTCCTCGCTCCTCCACGACCTGGCCGCGGGCTCCACGCCCTTCGCCCTGATCGCCCGCGACGGCGCGACCGTCGAGGTGCTCACCGGCGACGTCGTCGACGTCGACCTGCTGGCCGACATCCCCCTGACGGACGCCGCGGGCACCGCGCGCGAAGTGCTCGCCCTGGTGCCGTACCGGCAGGTGCGCGAGCGCGGCTTCGTCTGCCACGACGACGACGCGCCGTTGCGCTGCCTCGTCATCGACGAGCGCGTCTCGATCGACCGCGCCGAGGCGATGGCATCCCTCCCCTCCTCCCCCGTGCCGCTCGCTGATGCCGGTTTCGACATCGCCGACGAGGAGTACGCCGACATCGTGCGCCGGGTGATCTCCGACGAGATCGGTCGGGGCGAGGGGGCGAACTTCGTCATCCGTCGCGACTTCGTCGCCGGCGTCGACGTCGATCCGCGCATCGCCGCGCTGACGTGGTTCCGGGCGCTCCTCGAGCACGAGAAGGGCGCGTACTGGACGTTCGCGGTCGTCACCGACGGGCACATCGCGGTGGGGGCGAGCCCCGAGGCGCACGTGAGCGCGCAAGACGGCGTCGTCACGATGAACCCCATCTCGGGGACGTTCCGCCACCCGGCCGGGGGCGCCACCGCCGAGACGCTGGCGGAGTTCCTGCGCTCGACCAAAGAGACCGAGGAACTCTTCATGGTCGTCGACGAGGAGCTCAAGATGATGAGCGCCGTCTGCAGCGACGGCGGCCGCATCACCGGGCCGCACCTCAAGGAGATGTCGCGCCTGACCCACACCGAGTACATGCTGCGCGGGCGCAGCGACCTCGACCCGCGCGACATCCTGCGCGAGACGATGTTCGCCCCCACGGTCACCGGCTCGCCGATGCAGAACGCGTGCACGGTCATCGCCCGCCACGAGACCACCCCGCGCGGCTACTACTCGGGCGTTGCGGCCCTGTTCACCCCGAACGGCGCCGCAGAGGGGCCGACGCACGATCTCGACGCCCCGATCCTCATCCGCACCGCCTACCTCGTCGACGGACGCCTGCGCGTGCCCGTCGGCGCGACCCTCGTGCGTCACTCCGACCCGTACGGCGAGGTCGGCGAGACCCACGGCAAGGCCGCCGGCGTGCTGGGGGCGATCGGCGCGATCCCGCGCGATGTGCCGAAAGCGGCCCCGGATGCCGACCCCGACGCCCCCGCCGCCCCGCGGCGCCCGCTCGCGGAGGATCCCGCAATCGCCGAGCTGCTGGCATCCCGCAACGACCGTCTGGCGCCGTTCTGGATGAACCCGCAAGACCCCGACGGCTCGGGCCCGTTCGCCGGGCGCACCGCGCTCGTCGTGGATGCCGAGGACCGCTTCACCACGATGCTCGCTCACCAGCTGCGCCACCTGGGGCTCGACACCCGCATCGTGCCGTGGTCGGACGTCACGGATGCCGAGCTGGATGCCGCCGACCTCGTCGTCTCCGGCCCCGGTCCCGGCGACCCGCGCGACGACAGCCCGCGCATGGAGGCGATGCGCCACGTCGTGGCTCACCGCCGCGCGTCCGGCGCGCCGCTGCTCGCCGTCTGCCTGAGCCACCAGATCCTGGCCGATTCGCTCGGCATCGACCTCGCGCCCCTCGCCCAGCCCCACCAGGGCCTGCAGAAGAACGTCGACGTGTTCGGCGAGCCGGCCTCGATCGGCTTCTACAACACGTTCACGGCGCGTGTCGCGCCCGGAGACACCCAGCGGGGCATGACGATCGGCGATGGCGCGGTGGTGACCGAGATCGTCACCGACGTGGCGGCGGATGCCGAGACCGGCGACGTCTACGCGCTGCGCGGCCCCGGCTACGCGAGCGTTCAGGGACACCTCGAGTCGATCCTGTCGCGCGACGGCATGCGCACGCTCGAGCGGCTGATCTCGCACGTGCTCTGA